The nucleotide window GCAGCGGCAAGAGCACGCTCGCCCGCCTCCTCGCCGGGCTGCTCCCGGCCCCGCGCGGCTCCGTGAGCCTCGGAGGACGCGATCCCGCCACGCTCTCGCGGCACGAGGCCGGCCGCCTCGCCGGCTTCGTCTTCCAGAACCCCGACCACCAGATCTTCGCTGAGACGGTCGCCGCCGAGGTCGCCTTCGGCCCGCGCCTGCAGGGCTTGAGCCCGGCGGAGACCGAGCGGCGCGTGGAGGAGTCGCTGGCCGCGGTCGGCCTCCTCGCGCGGCGGGGGGCGGACCCCTTCCTCCTCTCCAAGGGCGAGCGGCAGCGCGTCGCGGTCGCCTCGGTGCTCGCGACGCGGCCCGAGGTGCTCATCCTCGACGAGCCGACCACCGGCCTCGACCGGGCCGAGGTCGACGACACCATGGCGCTCGTGCGGCGGCTCAACGCGGAGGGGCGCACCGTCGTGATGATCACGCACGCGATGCGCGTCGCCGCGGAGCACGCCGGGCGCGTCATCGCGATGGCCGGCGGCCGCGTCCTCGGCGACGGGCCGCCCGAGGAGATCTTCCATCGCCCCGACCTGCTGGAGGCGGCCTCCCTGCGCCCGCCGGGCGCCGCGGTGCTCGCCGGCCGGCTCGGCCTCGCGGCCGTGAGCGTCGCCGGCATCCTCGACGGGCTCGAGCGGACCTGAGGGGCGAAACGGGTGGACCTGTTCTTCTACCTCGAGCACGGCTCGCCGCTGCACCGGCTGCACCCCGTCACGAAGCTCGTCCTGCTCGGCGCCTGCTGCAGCGCCGGCCTCGTCCTCGCGCGCCCGGCGCACCTCGCCGCCGCGTGCGCGGGGCTCCTCGGGCTGCTCGCGCTGGCCGGGGCGCTCGGCAACCTGCGGCGCGTCTGGCTGTTCCTCGTCCTCGCGAGCGCCGCCTCGGTCGCGGTCTGGACCCTCACCGGGCGCGGCGCGACGCCGCTCTTCCTCTGGACGACCCGGGAGGGCCTCCGCGCCGGCGTCGTCGCGGCGCTGCGCATCGACCTCTTCATCCTCGCCGGGGTGCTCTTCCTCTCGGTCGCCCGCAACGAGGAGAGCGTCGCCGGGCTGCGCCGGCTCGGCCTCCCCTACCCGCTCTGCTTCGCCTTCTCGACCGCGCTGCGGCTGGCGCCGACGCTCGTCGGCACCGGCTCCGCGGTGAAGGAGGCGCAACTGGCGCGCGGCCTCGACGTGGACCGCGGCACGCCGCTGGCGCGGCTGCGCAACCACGTGCCGCTGCTCGTGCCGACGTTCCTCTCGACGATCCGCATGACCCACCACCTGGCGATGTCGCTCGAGGCGCGCGGCTTCGGCGCGGGCCGGCGGCGGACCTCGCTGCTCTCGTACGGCTTCGGCACGCGGGATGTGCTCACCCTCGCCGCCTGTGTCGGCGCCCTCGTCGCGGCGGCGCTGCTGCGGGCCGGCTAGCAGGCGGGCTCCCGGAGCCGGTTGGACGTTTCGGGTATCATCTGCAGCCGGAGGAGGAACGCGCGATGCGGACCATCACCGTGAAGTGCCCGAAGTGCCACGGGACGCTCGAGGTCGACGCGGCGACCGGAGCCGTGCTGCGCCACACGGAGGAGGCCAAGGCGAAGCCAGGAGCCGACTTCTTCGGCGCGCGGCTGCGCGAGCTCGAGGAGGAGAAGGCGCGCCGCGCCGCGCTCGTCGAGCACGGCCGGGAACGCGAGAAGACGAAAAAGGGGGAGTTCGACAAGCTCTTCCGCAAGGTCAAGGAGGAGAGCGCCTCGGACACGCCGGCGCCGCGCCCCGTGCGGGACGTGGACCTGGACTGACCCCTTCCCGGAGCGCTGCCCGGGAATTGCGGGTGTCAGCGGCCGGCGCGGTGCCCCAGGCGCTGCGCGAGCGCCAGCAGGGCCCGCGACGTCTCGTTGAGATAGGTGTAGCCGAACTTCCGGTCCGGCTCCAGGTGCGTTCCCTCCGCCCACTCGTTCCAGGCGTTGATGAACGCGTAGCGGCGCCCCCGCGGGTGGTGCTTCACCGTCAGGTCCAGCACCTTGTCCAGCCAGCGCCGGTACTCGGCGGGCGTCGCGCGGAAGAAGACGCGCGCCGCCGGCCCGCGCCGCGCCGTGTTGTCCCAGGCCACCGCGACGGTGTTGAAGAGCGGGTACTGCTTGGTCTGCACCGTGTTGACCTCGGCCAACGCGGCGTACTCGTGGATCTGGCCGAAGAACGGACCGTAGGTATCCAGCAGCGGCGCGAGGTTCTCCACGCTGGCGTTGTGCGGCGGAAACTGCACCGCCGCGTCGAAGCCGATCGGGTTCGGGTCGGAAAAGCCGCAGGTCTGGGCAGCGACGAGGTAGACGCCAGCCAGCCCGTGCCTCGCGCAGAACGCCCGCCAGCGCGCCGCCGTCCGCCCCGGCTCGGGCATCTTCTGCGTGTGGTAGACGATGAGCAGCGGCTTCTCGTCGATCCGGATGTACCGGGGGTCCTGGAAGAAGCGCAGCGCGTCCGCGATGAACGCCTCGTCGTCCTCCTCCGTGTGCTCCTGGCAGAGCAGCACCTCTTCCTCGCGGCCGTCCCAGCGGCGGGTCCAGTTCTCGTTCGCCCAGCAGAGGCAGAACTTCAGGTCCAGCTCGGGCCGCGCGAGGAACTGCTCCAGCGGCTGCTCGAGCACGGTCCGGCCGTTGAACCAGTAGCGGTAGAAGCAGAAGCCCTGGATGCCGTGCTGCTTCGCCAGCTCGACCTGGCGCTGCATGACCTCCGGCAGGCGCAGGTCGTAGAAGCCCAGCTCGCCGGGGAGGTGCGGCTGGTAGTGGCCGCGGAACATCGGCCGCGCCCGGCTGACGTTCGTCCACTCCGTGAAGCCCCGCCCCCAGTGCGCGTCGTTCTCGGCGATCGGGTGGAACTGGGGGAGGTAGAACGCGACGAGGTCGACCGCCGGCTCGTCGATGCGCGCGATCTCCTCGCGCTCGTAGTCGGGGGAATCCTGCGGGTTCGCGAAGCTCGCGCGGATCTCCTCCTCGATCACGCCGGCCCGGATCATCCCCTCGCCGCCGTGTCCGCGTCCCGCCCCCGGGTGGAGCGACTCGTAGGTGATCGGCTCGATCCCGAGCTTGGCGACATCCGGGTACGCCTGCAGGTACTGCTCGATGCTGAACCGGGCGGAGGGGCTGCGGTTCTCGCGCCACCCCATCTGCAGGTAGTGGCCGAGCGGCTCGACGCCGGCCCGGGCGACGTCCGGATTCTGGGCCAGGTACCACGGGGCGTCGAAGAGCGGACCGGGGCTCCTGCCCGCGCGCCAGCCACCGTCGAGGTAGTCGGCGAGCGGGTCGGTCCCCTCGCTGGCCGGATACTCCTGGCGGTACCACTCCGGGTCGAAGAAGGGGTTCGGCCTGCGTCCCTCGAGCACGCCGGCGGTCAGGAAGTGGCCGAGAGCGTCGGTGCCCGCCTCGGCGACCTCGGGGTACTCCTTCAGGTACCACAGCTCGTTGAAGAGCCCGAGCAGTTCCCGCCAGCGCCGCAGCGCCCAGAACCGGCGGGCCAGTGGCGAGGGCGTCGTCGAGCCGGAGCCGCGGCCGACGAGGCCGCCGAGCAGGTGTGAGAAGCCCGAGAGCCGCTGCTCGATCATCCGGTGGCGCCGCGGGCGCGCCCCCATGAGCAGCCGCAGCTGCCGCACCGCCGCGTCGTGGCGGCACGCCAGGTCCTCGTGCTGCCCGCCCAGCTCGTCGTGCCGCTGGCGCTCGTCGAGGAAGTCCGCGAAGAGCGAGGCGAAGCCCCGCCGCCGCAGGCGCGCCTGGTACGTTTCGTCGGCGAGCATCCGCTCGTAGACTTCGCCGGCGGCCGCGCAGAGCCCCTCGTGCCGGGCCGCCACCGCCCTGGGAACCTGGAGCTCGGGGGTCACGTCGGCCGCGATCGGCACGCGGTACCAGTAGCCGCTCACGACGGCGGCTGCCTGCTTCGGCGCATCCTCGGGAACGGGAAGGTCGAGCAGGCCGAGCAGGCGGGAGAACTCCGCGACCGGGTCGTAGAAGATGCTGCCGCAGTGCACCACGTGGAACGCGGGCGGGTCCGGCGCCTCGGTCAAGAGGCGGTGATAGTCCTCCCATGCGCTCCAGATCCGGCCCTGCCGCTGCGGCTCCCGGTCGCCCCCGGGCTCGAGCACCAGCTCGGCGGGATTGCGCAGGCAGAGCACGAACCTCGCGCCGGGGAGGACGGAGCGCCAGAACTCGTGCGTGAAGGCCGTGCGCGGGTCCTTCCACGCCCACGGGGCGCCGGCCGCGAACGTGGCCGCCAGCTCCCGCGCCTCCTGTCGCAGCTCGTCGAAGGCCGCGCCCCCCGACCAGCCCGGCTCCAGCGCGGGCGCTTCCTCGCCCTCGCCGGCCGCTATCGCGAGCAGCCGGTCGTTGAGCCGCGTGAAGCCGCGGTGCTCCCAGAGCCCGTCCGCCCCGCGGTCACCCGCGTCGGCGGGCTTCAGGTCGTCGTCGGCGCCGAGGCAGACGCCGCCGGCGCGCAGCAGCTGCGCCACCATGTCGGTGCCCGACCCGTGCATCCCGAGGATGCAGATCGGCGGGGCGGCGTTGCCGTTTCCCATCGCGAATGCGCCGGCGGGCGGCTTCACCTCACCCGAGCCACGCGGAGAGATCGCGCCGGATCAGGTCCTGCAGCCGGAGGATATCCTCGCGGTAGATTGCGGTGAGGAAGGCCCTCGCCTCCTCGGGCATGTCCTCCCTGCTCTCGCTGACGTTGTACCGGCGCCCCACGTCCGGCACGAAGGAGGGGCTCACGCCCAGGAAGGAGAAGACGTCCCGGCAGACGGCGGCGGGGTCGGCCGCGAGGTCCTCGAAGAGGTAGACGCGGAGCTGGTCCCTCGGGAAAAGGCTCAGCCAGTGGGCGAGCTGCCGGCCGTAGTAGCCGAGGTTCACGTACCAGTTCCCCGGATTCTCCCTGATGATCGCCATGAAGTCCCCGCCCTGCTCGAGGCCCTCCTTGCGGTACATCTTGTAGTTCGAGAAGGCGCGCTCGGCGGGGTTGCGCAGCGAGACGACGAGCCTGGCCTGCGGGAGCACGTGCCGGATGTTGCGCGCCGCGCGCTGGCTCGCCAGGTAGCCCGTCGAGGCCTCGCCGATGGCGATCACGCCCGCGGGCGCCTTCGCGAACAAGGTGGCGTATTCGTCGAGGGTCGTCATGCTAAGGGCGTCCTGGGCGTACTTCTTCAGCATCGCGCCGCCTTGGGCGACCGGGCCCGGCTCCCGCTGCAGAAGGTCGACCCTGCCGAAGAAGTGCGGCTCCTTCGGCCAGCACAGGAAGGCCTGGGGGTGCTCGTCCAGATACATCGCGAGGGAGGTCGTGCCGCCCTTGTTGGCGCCGATGATGAAGAAGTTCGGCAGCTTCGGCCCGCGGGCGGCACGGCCGCCGAACAACCTGCGAAGAAACACGCG belongs to bacterium and includes:
- a CDS encoding glycoside hydrolase family 99-like domain-containing protein, which translates into the protein MGNGNAAPPICILGMHGSGTDMVAQLLRAGGVCLGADDDLKPADAGDRGADGLWEHRGFTRLNDRLLAIAAGEGEEAPALEPGWSGGAAFDELRQEARELAATFAAGAPWAWKDPRTAFTHEFWRSVLPGARFVLCLRNPAELVLEPGGDREPQRQGRIWSAWEDYHRLLTEAPDPPAFHVVHCGSIFYDPVAEFSRLLGLLDLPVPEDAPKQAAAVVSGYWYRVPIAADVTPELQVPRAVAARHEGLCAAAGEVYERMLADETYQARLRRRGFASLFADFLDERQRHDELGGQHEDLACRHDAAVRQLRLLMGARPRRHRMIEQRLSGFSHLLGGLVGRGSGSTTPSPLARRFWALRRWRELLGLFNELWYLKEYPEVAEAGTDALGHFLTAGVLEGRRPNPFFDPEWYRQEYPASEGTDPLADYLDGGWRAGRSPGPLFDAPWYLAQNPDVARAGVEPLGHYLQMGWRENRSPSARFSIEQYLQAYPDVAKLGIEPITYESLHPGAGRGHGGEGMIRAGVIEEEIRASFANPQDSPDYEREEIARIDEPAVDLVAFYLPQFHPIAENDAHWGRGFTEWTNVSRARPMFRGHYQPHLPGELGFYDLRLPEVMQRQVELAKQHGIQGFCFYRYWFNGRTVLEQPLEQFLARPELDLKFCLCWANENWTRRWDGREEEVLLCQEHTEEDDEAFIADALRFFQDPRYIRIDEKPLLIVYHTQKMPEPGRTAARWRAFCARHGLAGVYLVAAQTCGFSDPNPIGFDAAVQFPPHNASVENLAPLLDTYGPFFGQIHEYAALAEVNTVQTKQYPLFNTVAVAWDNTARRGPAARVFFRATPAEYRRWLDKVLDLTVKHHPRGRRYAFINAWNEWAEGTHLEPDRKFGYTYLNETSRALLALAQRLGHRAGR
- a CDS encoding energy-coupling factor transporter transmembrane component T; amino-acid sequence: MDLFFYLEHGSPLHRLHPVTKLVLLGACCSAGLVLARPAHLAAACAGLLGLLALAGALGNLRRVWLFLVLASAASVAVWTLTGRGATPLFLWTTREGLRAGVVAALRIDLFILAGVLFLSVARNEESVAGLRRLGLPYPLCFAFSTALRLAPTLVGTGSAVKEAQLARGLDVDRGTPLARLRNHVPLLVPTFLSTIRMTHHLAMSLEARGFGAGRRRTSLLSYGFGTRDVLTLAACVGALVAAALLRAG
- a CDS encoding sulfotransferase; this translates as MFLRRLFGGRAARGPKLPNFFIIGANKGGTTSLAMYLDEHPQAFLCWPKEPHFFGRVDLLQREPGPVAQGGAMLKKYAQDALSMTTLDEYATLFAKAPAGVIAIGEASTGYLASQRAARNIRHVLPQARLVVSLRNPAERAFSNYKMYRKEGLEQGGDFMAIIRENPGNWYVNLGYYGRQLAHWLSLFPRDQLRVYLFEDLAADPAAVCRDVFSFLGVSPSFVPDVGRRYNVSESREDMPEEARAFLTAIYREDILRLQDLIRRDLSAWLG
- a CDS encoding ABC transporter ATP-binding protein — encoded protein: RGLRFAYPGGPPVLHGVDLEIRAGEIVAILGSNGSGKSTLARLLAGLLPAPRGSVSLGGRDPATLSRHEAGRLAGFVFQNPDHQIFAETVAAEVAFGPRLQGLSPAETERRVEESLAAVGLLARRGADPFLLSKGERQRVAVASVLATRPEVLILDEPTTGLDRAEVDDTMALVRRLNAEGRTVVMITHAMRVAAEHAGRVIAMAGGRVLGDGPPEEIFHRPDLLEAASLRPPGAAVLAGRLGLAAVSVAGILDGLERT